In Kogia breviceps isolate mKogBre1 chromosome 9, mKogBre1 haplotype 1, whole genome shotgun sequence, a single window of DNA contains:
- the KCP gene encoding kielin/chordin-like protein isoform X12 translates to MPKRTLPGAGSVLPALRARLYWRPQEWGNVATGALCHLYLSGCEYEGQLYEEGANFLSSSNPCLQCSCLKSLVRCVPMKCPPIPCPEPVLRPGHCCPTCQAQGCTEGGSHWEHGQEWTTPGDPCRICQCLEGHIRCHQQECASLCPYPARPLPGTCCPVCDAGCFLNGREHRRGEPVGSGDPCFHCPCVNGSVHCEPLPCPPTPCRHPGRIPGKCCPVCDSCEYQGHQYQSQETFRLQESGRCVRCSCQPACLVERSLLRGSSGSLMVSPAQPVPVKLGCPCAGLCSAPQPPASTPPSPPVPAAPAVRAAPTTAKCTPTGRISQMQTALATPATVRYLPRLAAALLSPSRGPPPLPSHLLPGWDRDMLLGQLPSHNLCQAPEWTRPVLPQMPSPSSSSSPSMGTASKWHFCSGSGLKSRGAVSLLLALSVFVPTPAHLPHCPDCILEKQVFMDGQSFSHPRDPCQECQCREGHAHCQPRACPRASCAHPLPGPCCQNNCNGCAFGGKEYPNGADFPHPSDPCRLCHCLSGHVQCPARRCPPLRCPEPLLLPGECCPQCAGRSATPSGCPRPGGGVPVRHQEHFSQPDDPCRRCLCLDGSVSCQRLPCPPAPCAHPRQGPCCPSCDGCLYQGKEFASGERFPSPTARCHVCLCWEGSVSCEPRTCAPAQCPFPARGDCCPTCDGCEYLGESYLSSQDFLDPREPCNLCTCLGGFVTCSRRPCEPLGCSHPLTPSGHCCPTCQGCLYHGVTAAPGETLPDPLDPTCSICTCQEGSMHCRKKPCAPALCPRPSPGPCFCPVCHSCLSQGREHQDGEEFEGPTGPCERCRCQAGQVSCEWLQCPPLHCPLQVTKPGSCCPRCRGCLVHGEEHPEGSSWEPPDSPCSSCMCHEGVVTCARVQCVTSCAQPHLGPRDCCLRCSACEHEGRKYEPGAEPCEVCTCELQPEGTPSLRCHRRQCPSLVGCPASQLLPPGPQHCCPTCAQPLSPCTEHLRGSKVAPPDPCYTCQCQDLTWLCVHRACPEPSCPLSERHTPPGSCCPVCQECVVGAEGRRVTDGESWRDPSNACITCTCRRGHVECRLEECQALSCPHGWAKVREAGRCCERCQAPVQSCAHQGRQVASGERWAVDACTSCSCVAGAVSCQSQRCPPLSCGPDEAPALSPSSCCPRCLTRPASCMAFGDPHYRTFDGRLLHFQGSCSYVLAKDCRGGDFSVHVTNHDRGRSGVSWTHEVAVLLGDVVVRLLQGGEVTVDGRPVALPFLQEPLLYVELRGRTVMLHAQPGLQVLWDGQSQVEVRVPGSYRGQICGLCGNFNGFAQDDLRGPEGLLLSTEVAFGNSWQVPEGPGPGRPCSKGREVDPCRVAGYRAKREANARCGVLKSSPFSRCHAVVPPEPFFAACVYDLCACGPGSLADTCLCDALEAYASHCRQAGVTPAWRGPTLCVVGCLLDRGFVFDECGPPCPRTCFNQHVPLGELAAHCVRPCVPACRCPAGLVEHEAHCISPEACPPVLLTGDQPPSTLPNPSWKPQGPP, encoded by the exons ATGCCCAAGAGGACCCTGCCCGGAGCCGGGAGCGTGCTGCCCGCACTGCGAGCCCG GCTGTACTGGAGGCCACAGGAGTGGGGAAACGTGGCAACTGGAGCCCTGTGTCATCTGTACCTGTCAG GCTGTGAGTATGAGGGGCAGCTTTATGAGGAGGGGGCCAACTTCCTGTCCAGCTCCAACCCTTGTCTCCAATGCTCCTGCCTG AAGAGCCTGGTTCGCTGTGTGCCCATGAAGTGCCCGCCCATCCCCTGTCCTGAACCAGTCCTGAGGCCCGGGCACTGCTGCCCGACCTGCCAAG CCCAAGGCTGCACGGAAGGTGGTTCTCACTGGGAGCATGGCCAAGAGTGGACCACACCTGGGGACCCCTGCCGGATCTGCCAGTGCCTG GAGGGCCACATCCGGTGCCACCAGCAAGAATGTGCCAGCCTGTGCCCTTACCCTGCCCGGCCCCTCCCAGGCACCTGCTGCCCTGTGTGCGATG CAGGCTGTTTCCTAAACGGGCGAGAGCACCGCCGCGGGGAGCCCGTGGGCTCTGGGGACCCCTGCTTCCACTGCCCTTGTGTC AACGGGAGTGTCCACTGTGAGCCTCTGCCCTGCCCACCGACGCCCTGCAGACACCCAGGCAGGATCCCTGGGAAGTGCTGCCCAGTCTGTGACA GCTGTGAGTACCAGGGACACCAGTATCAGAGCCAGGAGACCTTTAGACTCCAAGAGAGTGGCCGCTGTGTCCGCTGCTCCTGCCAG CCTGCGTGCTTGGTGGAGAGGAGTTTGCTGAGGGGGTCCAGTGGGAGCCTGATGGTCAGCCCTGCACAACCTGTTCCTGTCAAGCTGGGGTGCCCGTGTGCAGGGCTTTGCTCtgctccccagccccctgccaGCACCCCACCAAGCCCCCCG GTGCCTGCTGCCCCAGCTGTGAGAGCTGCACCTACCACGGCCAAGTGTACTCCAACGGGCAGAATTTCACAGATGCAGACAGCCCTTGCCACACCTGCCACTGTGAGGTACCTCCCCAGGCTTGCTGCTGCCCTGCTGAGCCCCTCCCGGGGCCCACCCCCATTGCCCTCTCACCTGCTCCCAGGATGGGACCGTGACATGCTCCTTGGTCAACTGCCCTCCCACAACCTGTGCCAGGCCCCAGAGTGGACCCGGCCAGTGCTGCCCCAGATGCCCAG cccctcctcctcctcctctccctccatgGGGACAGCTTCCAAGTGGCACTTCTGCAGTGGCTCTGGACTCAAGAGTAGAGGGGCTGTCAGCCTGCTCCTTGCACTGTCAGTCTTTGTCCCCACTCCTGCCCACCTGCCCCACTGCCCAGACTGCATCCTGGAGAAGCAAGTGTTTATGGATGGCCAGAGCTTCTCCCACCCCCGAGACCCCTGCCAGGAATGCCAGTGCCGGGAAGGCCATGCCCACTGCCAACCTCGGGCCTGCCCCAGGGCCTCCTGTGCTCACCCGCTGCCTGGTCCCTGTTGCCAGAACAACTGCAATG gctgtgCCTTTGGTGGAAAAGAGTACCCCAACGGAGCAgacttcccccacccctccgaCCCCTGCCGCCTGTGTCACTGTCTG AGCGGCCACGTGCAGTGCCCGGCCCGCCGCTGCCCGCCCTTGCGCTGTCCAGAGCCGCTCCTGTTGCCAGGAGAGTGCTGCCCGCAGTGCGCGGGTAGGAGCG CCACCCCCTCTGGCTGCCCTCGGCCCGGGGGCGGGGTCCCCGTCCGCCACCAGGAGCACTTCTCCCAGCCCGACGACCCCTGCCGCCGCTGCCTCTGCCTCGACGGCTCCGTGTCCTGCCAGCggctgccctgcccaccagcGCCCTGCGCCCACCCGCGCCAGGGGCCCTGTTGCCCCTCCTGTGACG GCTGCCTGTACCAGGGGAAGGAGTTCGCCAGCGGCGAGCGCTTCCCTTCGCCCACTGCCCGGTGCCACGTCTGCCTCTGCTGGGAGGGCAGCGTCAGCTGCGAGCCCAGGACCTGTGCCCCAGCACAGTGCCCCTTCCCTGCCAGGGGTGACTGCTGCCCTACCTGTGATG GCTGTGAGTACCTAGGGGAGTCCTACCTGAGCAGCCAGGATTTTCTGGATCCCCGAGAGCCCTGCAATCTGTGTACCTGTCTCGGAGGCTTTGTGACCTGCAGCCGCCGGCCCTGTGAGCCTCTGGGCTGCAGCCACCCACTCACCCCGTCTGGGCACTGCTGCCCGACCTGCCAGG GATGCCTCTATCATGGGGTCACCGCTGCCCCTGGAGAGACCCTTCCTGACCCGCTCGACCCCACCTGCTCCATCTGCACCTGCCAG GAGGGCTCCATGCACTGCCGGAAGAAGCCATGTGCTCCTGCTCTGTGCCCCCGGCCCTCCCCGGGGCCTTGCTTCTGCCCTGTTTGCCACA GCTGCCTCTCTCAGGGCCGGGAGCACCAGGACGGGGAGGAGTTTGAGGGGCCCACAGGCCCCTGTGAGCGATGTCGCTGTCAG GCTGGCCAGGTCAGCTGTGAGTGGCTGCAGTGCCCACCTCTGCACTGCCCACTCCAGGTCACAAAGCCGGGGAGCTGCTGCCCTCGCTGCAGAG GCTGCCTGGTTCATGGGGAGGAGCACCCTGAAGGCAGTAGCTGGGAGCCCCCCGACAGCCCCTGTTCCTCCTGCATGTGTCACGAGGGTGTCGTCACCTGTGCCCGCGTCCAGTGTGTCACCTCCTGTgcccagcctcacctggggccccGTGACTGCTGCCTTCGATGCTCTG CCTGTGAGCACGAGGGCCGGAAGTATGAGCCTGGCGCAGAGCCCTGTGAAGTGTGCACCTGTGAG CTGCAGCCTGAGGGAACTCCCAGCCTTCGCTGTCACCGGCGGCAGTGTCCCAGCCTGGTGGGCTGTCCCGCCAGCCAGCTCCTGCCCCCCGGGCCCCAGCACTGCTGCCCCACCTGTGCCC AGCCGCTGAGTCCCTGCACGGAGCACCTGCGGGGGTCTAAGGTGGCCCCGCCAGACCCCTGCTACACCTGCCAGTGCCAG GACCTGACTTGGCTCTGCGTTCACCGGGCCTGTCCTGAGCCCAGCTGTCCCCTGTCGGAGCGCCATACCCCCCCTGGGAGCTGCTGCCCCGTGTGCCAGG AATGTGTGGTGGGAGCTGAGGGCCGGAGAGTGACAGACGGAGAGAGCTGGCGGGACCCCAGCAACGCCTGTATCACTTGCACCTGCCGT CGGGGCCACGTGGAGTGCCGCCTGGAAGAGTGCCAGGCCCTCTCCTGCCCCCACGGCTGGGCGAAGGTGCGGGAGGCTGGCAGGTGCTGTGAGAGATGCCAAG CCCCCGTCCAGTCGTGCGCGCACCAGGGCCGGCAGGTGGCCTCCGGGGAGCGCTGGGCCGTGGACGCCTGCACCAGCTGCTCCTGCGTAGCCGGCGCCGTGAGCTGCCAGAGCCAGCGCTGCCCGCCGCTCTCCTGCGGGCCC GACGAGGCCCCCGCCCTGAGTCCCAGCAGCTGCTGCCCCCGCTGCCTGACCCGGCCCGCTTCCTGCATGGCCTTCGGAGACCCTCATTACCGCACCTTCGACGGCCGCCTGCTGCACTTCCAGGGCAGCTGCAGCTACGTGCTGGCCAAGGACTGCCGTGGAGGGGACTTTAG CGTGCACGTGACCAACCATGACCGGGGCCGGAGCGGCGTGTCCTGGACCCACGAGGTGGCTGTGCTGCTGGGAGACGTGGTCGTGCGGCTGCTGCAGGGCGGGGAGGTCACG GTGGACGGGCGCCCCGTCGCCTTGCCCTTCTTGCAGGAGCCTCTGCTGTATGTGGAGCTGCGGGGACGCACGGTGATGCTACACGCCCAGCCGGGGCTCCAG GTGCTGTGGGATGGGCAGTCCCAGGTGGAGGTGAGAGTGCCTGGCTCCTACCGGGGCCAGATTTGTGGGCTCTGTGGCAACTTCAATGGCTTTGCCCAGGATGATCTGCGGGGCCCCGAGGGGCTGCTCCTGTCCACTGAGGTTGCGTTTGGGAATAGCTGGCAG GTCCCAGAGGGGCCAGGACCTGGTCGGCCCTGTTCCAAGGGCCGTGAGGTGGATCCATGCCGGGTAGCAGGGTACCGTGCCAAGCGTGAGGCCAACGCCCGGTGCGGGGTGCTGAAGTCCTCCCCGTTCAGTCGCTGCCATGCTGTGGTGCCACCAGAGCCCTTCTTTGCCGCCTGCGTGTATGACCTCTGTGCTTGTGGTCCTGGCTCCTTGGCTGACACCTGCCTCTGTGACGCCCTGGAAGCCTATGCCAGCCACTGTCGCCAAGCAGGGGTGACTCCTGCCTGGCGGGGCCCCACGCTCTGCG TGGTGGGCTGCCTCCTGGACCGTGGCTTCGTGTTTGATGAGTGTGGCCCACCCTGTCCCCGCACCTGCTTCAACCAGCATGTCCCCCTGGGGGAGCTGGCGGCCCACTGCGTACGGCCCTGTGTTCCCGCCTGCCGGTGCCCCGCAGGCCTGGTGGAGCACGAGGCCCACTGTATCTCACCCGAGGCCTGCCCCCCAGTCCTACTCACTGGGGACCAGCCACCCAGCACTCTGCCCAACCCCAGCTGGAAGCCCCAGGGGCCACCTTGA
- the KCP gene encoding kielin/chordin-like protein isoform X14, translating into MAKSGPHLGTPAGSASAWRATSGATSKNVPACALTLPGPSQAPAALCAMNGSVHCEPLPCPPTPCRHPGRIPGKCCPVCDSCEYQGHQYQSQETFRLQESGRCVRCSCQPACLVERSLLRGSSGSLMVSPAQPVPVKLGCPCAGLCSAPQPPASTPPSPPVPAAPAVRAAPTTAKCTPTGRISQMQTALATPATVRYLPRLAAALLSPSRGPPPLPSHLLPGWDRDMLLGQLPSHNLCQAPEWTRPVLPQMPSPSSSSSPSMGTASKWHFCSGSGLKSRGAVSLLLALSVFVPTPAHLPHCPDCILEKQVFMDGQSFSHPRDPCQECQCREGHAHCQPRACPRASCAHPLPGPCCQNNCNGCAFGGKEYPNGADFPHPSDPCRLCHCLSGHVQCPARRCPPLRCPEPLLLPGECCPQCAGRSATPSGCPRPGGGVPVRHQEHFSQPDDPCRRCLCLDGSVSCQRLPCPPAPCAHPRQGPCCPSCDGCLYQGKEFASGERFPSPTARCHVCLCWEGSVSCEPRTCAPAQCPFPARGDCCPTCDGCEYLGESYLSSQDFLDPREPCNLCTCLGGFVTCSRRPCEPLGCSHPLTPSGHCCPTCQGCLYHGVTAAPGETLPDPLDPTCSICTCQEGSMHCRKKPCAPALCPRPSPGPCFCPVCHSCLSQGREHQDGEEFEGPTGPCERCRCQAGQVSCEWLQCPPLHCPLQVTKPGSCCPRCRGCLVHGEEHPEGSSWEPPDSPCSSCMCHEGVVTCARVQCVTSCAQPHLGPRDCCLRCSACEHEGRKYEPGAEPCEVCTCELQPEGTPSLRCHRRQCPSLVGCPASQLLPPGPQHCCPTCAQPLSPCTEHLRGSKVAPPDPCYTCQCQDLTWLCVHRACPEPSCPLSERHTPPGSCCPVCQECVVGAEGRRVTDGESWRDPSNACITCTCRRGHVECRLEECQALSCPHGWAKVREAGRCCERCQAPVQSCAHQGRQVASGERWAVDACTSCSCVAGAVSCQSQRCPPLSCGPDEAPALSPSSCCPRCLTRPASCMAFGDPHYRTFDGRLLHFQGSCSYVLAKDCRGGDFSVHVTNHDRGRSGVSWTHEVAVLLGDVVVRLLQGGEVTVDGRPVALPFLQEPLLYVELRGRTVMLHAQPGLQVLWDGQSQVEVRVPGSYRGQICGLCGNFNGFAQDDLRGPEGLLLSTEVAFGNSWQVPEGPGPGRPCSKGREVDPCRVAGYRAKREANARCGVLKSSPFSRCHAVVPPEPFFAACVYDLCACGPGSLADTCLCDALEAYASHCRQAGVTPAWRGPTLCVVGCLLDRGFVFDECGPPCPRTCFNQHVPLGELAAHCVRPCVPACRCPAGLVEHEAHCISPEACPPVLLTGDQPPSTLPNPSWKPQGPP; encoded by the exons ATGGCCAAGAGTGGACCACACCTGGGGACCCCTGCCGGATCTGCCAGTGCCTG GAGGGCCACATCCGGTGCCACCAGCAAGAATGTGCCAGCCTGTGCCCTTACCCTGCCCGGCCCCTCCCAGGCACCTGCTGCCCTGTGTGCGATG AACGGGAGTGTCCACTGTGAGCCTCTGCCCTGCCCACCGACGCCCTGCAGACACCCAGGCAGGATCCCTGGGAAGTGCTGCCCAGTCTGTGACA GCTGTGAGTACCAGGGACACCAGTATCAGAGCCAGGAGACCTTTAGACTCCAAGAGAGTGGCCGCTGTGTCCGCTGCTCCTGCCAG CCTGCGTGCTTGGTGGAGAGGAGTTTGCTGAGGGGGTCCAGTGGGAGCCTGATGGTCAGCCCTGCACAACCTGTTCCTGTCAAGCTGGGGTGCCCGTGTGCAGGGCTTTGCTCtgctccccagccccctgccaGCACCCCACCAAGCCCCCCG GTGCCTGCTGCCCCAGCTGTGAGAGCTGCACCTACCACGGCCAAGTGTACTCCAACGGGCAGAATTTCACAGATGCAGACAGCCCTTGCCACACCTGCCACTGTGAGGTACCTCCCCAGGCTTGCTGCTGCCCTGCTGAGCCCCTCCCGGGGCCCACCCCCATTGCCCTCTCACCTGCTCCCAGGATGGGACCGTGACATGCTCCTTGGTCAACTGCCCTCCCACAACCTGTGCCAGGCCCCAGAGTGGACCCGGCCAGTGCTGCCCCAGATGCCCAG cccctcctcctcctcctctccctccatgGGGACAGCTTCCAAGTGGCACTTCTGCAGTGGCTCTGGACTCAAGAGTAGAGGGGCTGTCAGCCTGCTCCTTGCACTGTCAGTCTTTGTCCCCACTCCTGCCCACCTGCCCCACTGCCCAGACTGCATCCTGGAGAAGCAAGTGTTTATGGATGGCCAGAGCTTCTCCCACCCCCGAGACCCCTGCCAGGAATGCCAGTGCCGGGAAGGCCATGCCCACTGCCAACCTCGGGCCTGCCCCAGGGCCTCCTGTGCTCACCCGCTGCCTGGTCCCTGTTGCCAGAACAACTGCAATG gctgtgCCTTTGGTGGAAAAGAGTACCCCAACGGAGCAgacttcccccacccctccgaCCCCTGCCGCCTGTGTCACTGTCTG AGCGGCCACGTGCAGTGCCCGGCCCGCCGCTGCCCGCCCTTGCGCTGTCCAGAGCCGCTCCTGTTGCCAGGAGAGTGCTGCCCGCAGTGCGCGGGTAGGAGCG CCACCCCCTCTGGCTGCCCTCGGCCCGGGGGCGGGGTCCCCGTCCGCCACCAGGAGCACTTCTCCCAGCCCGACGACCCCTGCCGCCGCTGCCTCTGCCTCGACGGCTCCGTGTCCTGCCAGCggctgccctgcccaccagcGCCCTGCGCCCACCCGCGCCAGGGGCCCTGTTGCCCCTCCTGTGACG GCTGCCTGTACCAGGGGAAGGAGTTCGCCAGCGGCGAGCGCTTCCCTTCGCCCACTGCCCGGTGCCACGTCTGCCTCTGCTGGGAGGGCAGCGTCAGCTGCGAGCCCAGGACCTGTGCCCCAGCACAGTGCCCCTTCCCTGCCAGGGGTGACTGCTGCCCTACCTGTGATG GCTGTGAGTACCTAGGGGAGTCCTACCTGAGCAGCCAGGATTTTCTGGATCCCCGAGAGCCCTGCAATCTGTGTACCTGTCTCGGAGGCTTTGTGACCTGCAGCCGCCGGCCCTGTGAGCCTCTGGGCTGCAGCCACCCACTCACCCCGTCTGGGCACTGCTGCCCGACCTGCCAGG GATGCCTCTATCATGGGGTCACCGCTGCCCCTGGAGAGACCCTTCCTGACCCGCTCGACCCCACCTGCTCCATCTGCACCTGCCAG GAGGGCTCCATGCACTGCCGGAAGAAGCCATGTGCTCCTGCTCTGTGCCCCCGGCCCTCCCCGGGGCCTTGCTTCTGCCCTGTTTGCCACA GCTGCCTCTCTCAGGGCCGGGAGCACCAGGACGGGGAGGAGTTTGAGGGGCCCACAGGCCCCTGTGAGCGATGTCGCTGTCAG GCTGGCCAGGTCAGCTGTGAGTGGCTGCAGTGCCCACCTCTGCACTGCCCACTCCAGGTCACAAAGCCGGGGAGCTGCTGCCCTCGCTGCAGAG GCTGCCTGGTTCATGGGGAGGAGCACCCTGAAGGCAGTAGCTGGGAGCCCCCCGACAGCCCCTGTTCCTCCTGCATGTGTCACGAGGGTGTCGTCACCTGTGCCCGCGTCCAGTGTGTCACCTCCTGTgcccagcctcacctggggccccGTGACTGCTGCCTTCGATGCTCTG CCTGTGAGCACGAGGGCCGGAAGTATGAGCCTGGCGCAGAGCCCTGTGAAGTGTGCACCTGTGAG CTGCAGCCTGAGGGAACTCCCAGCCTTCGCTGTCACCGGCGGCAGTGTCCCAGCCTGGTGGGCTGTCCCGCCAGCCAGCTCCTGCCCCCCGGGCCCCAGCACTGCTGCCCCACCTGTGCCC AGCCGCTGAGTCCCTGCACGGAGCACCTGCGGGGGTCTAAGGTGGCCCCGCCAGACCCCTGCTACACCTGCCAGTGCCAG GACCTGACTTGGCTCTGCGTTCACCGGGCCTGTCCTGAGCCCAGCTGTCCCCTGTCGGAGCGCCATACCCCCCCTGGGAGCTGCTGCCCCGTGTGCCAGG AATGTGTGGTGGGAGCTGAGGGCCGGAGAGTGACAGACGGAGAGAGCTGGCGGGACCCCAGCAACGCCTGTATCACTTGCACCTGCCGT CGGGGCCACGTGGAGTGCCGCCTGGAAGAGTGCCAGGCCCTCTCCTGCCCCCACGGCTGGGCGAAGGTGCGGGAGGCTGGCAGGTGCTGTGAGAGATGCCAAG CCCCCGTCCAGTCGTGCGCGCACCAGGGCCGGCAGGTGGCCTCCGGGGAGCGCTGGGCCGTGGACGCCTGCACCAGCTGCTCCTGCGTAGCCGGCGCCGTGAGCTGCCAGAGCCAGCGCTGCCCGCCGCTCTCCTGCGGGCCC GACGAGGCCCCCGCCCTGAGTCCCAGCAGCTGCTGCCCCCGCTGCCTGACCCGGCCCGCTTCCTGCATGGCCTTCGGAGACCCTCATTACCGCACCTTCGACGGCCGCCTGCTGCACTTCCAGGGCAGCTGCAGCTACGTGCTGGCCAAGGACTGCCGTGGAGGGGACTTTAG CGTGCACGTGACCAACCATGACCGGGGCCGGAGCGGCGTGTCCTGGACCCACGAGGTGGCTGTGCTGCTGGGAGACGTGGTCGTGCGGCTGCTGCAGGGCGGGGAGGTCACG GTGGACGGGCGCCCCGTCGCCTTGCCCTTCTTGCAGGAGCCTCTGCTGTATGTGGAGCTGCGGGGACGCACGGTGATGCTACACGCCCAGCCGGGGCTCCAG GTGCTGTGGGATGGGCAGTCCCAGGTGGAGGTGAGAGTGCCTGGCTCCTACCGGGGCCAGATTTGTGGGCTCTGTGGCAACTTCAATGGCTTTGCCCAGGATGATCTGCGGGGCCCCGAGGGGCTGCTCCTGTCCACTGAGGTTGCGTTTGGGAATAGCTGGCAG GTCCCAGAGGGGCCAGGACCTGGTCGGCCCTGTTCCAAGGGCCGTGAGGTGGATCCATGCCGGGTAGCAGGGTACCGTGCCAAGCGTGAGGCCAACGCCCGGTGCGGGGTGCTGAAGTCCTCCCCGTTCAGTCGCTGCCATGCTGTGGTGCCACCAGAGCCCTTCTTTGCCGCCTGCGTGTATGACCTCTGTGCTTGTGGTCCTGGCTCCTTGGCTGACACCTGCCTCTGTGACGCCCTGGAAGCCTATGCCAGCCACTGTCGCCAAGCAGGGGTGACTCCTGCCTGGCGGGGCCCCACGCTCTGCG TGGTGGGCTGCCTCCTGGACCGTGGCTTCGTGTTTGATGAGTGTGGCCCACCCTGTCCCCGCACCTGCTTCAACCAGCATGTCCCCCTGGGGGAGCTGGCGGCCCACTGCGTACGGCCCTGTGTTCCCGCCTGCCGGTGCCCCGCAGGCCTGGTGGAGCACGAGGCCCACTGTATCTCACCCGAGGCCTGCCCCCCAGTCCTACTCACTGGGGACCAGCCACCCAGCACTCTGCCCAACCCCAGCTGGAAGCCCCAGGGGCCACCTTGA